One stretch of Pyrenophora tritici-repentis strain M4 chromosome 4, whole genome shotgun sequence DNA includes these proteins:
- a CDS encoding RING finger domain containing protein yields MSSTPTVDQKTVGDAAETARTSKDIIMPVAEMAALQLNEDTAKYECCICGDDILLSKGVVTCAEHVMCNECIVDAHAIALKDNSAFPTKCCAPIPFEQVEHLLSPEMREAYSMKIKEHNTPIHSRIYCSKEACSSFIPPTQFDSTSFIQTVAPCTCGCVTCTECSKEWDSEGHKCHECVVESDNTLRPKWLPEYSPTCRIKQCPDCTAWIELKESCNHMYCCHCRTQFCFICMMLWDGFHEEVGCPAYGDPPAGYDEEGFELSWRGLHFETGLDRNGHNLYDITYSDDKPIHAHEPTHIYEPLRFHVLDNDLGVEHIENAEADNYDEFWANAEGLQGFFGED; encoded by the coding sequence ATGTCATCTACTCCAACCGTTGACCAAAAGACCGTGGGTGATGCCGCCGAGACGGCGAGGACATCGAAAGACATTATCATGCCAGTGGCTGAAATGGCAGCCCTACAACTGAACGAAGATACAGCCAAGTACGAATGCTGTATTTGCGGAGACGATATTCTGCTTTCCAAAGGCGTCGTTACCTGCGCCGAGCACGTAATGTGCAACGAATGCATCGTTGACGCCCACGCCATCGCCCTTAAAGACAACTCGGCTTTCCCAACCAAGTGCTGCGCCCCCATTCCCTTTGAACAAGTAGAACACCTACTAAGTCCGGAAATGCGAGAAGCATACTCGATGAAGATCAAGGAACACAATACCCCGATCCATTCTCGAATCTATTGTTCCAAAGAAGCCTGCAGTTCCTTCATCCCACCAACACAATTCGACTCCACATCCTTCATCCAAACTGTCGCCCCCTGCACATGCGGCTGCGTTACCTGCACGGAATGCAGTAAAGAGTGGGATAGCGAAGGCCATAAATGCCATGAGTGCGTCGTGGAATCTGACAATACGCTCAGACCGAAGTGGCTACCCGAATACTCACCGACCTGCCGCATAAAACAGTGCCCGGACTGCACTGCATGGATCGAACTCAAGGAGTCATGCAACCACATGTATTGCTGCCACTGCAGAACTCAGTTCTGCTTCATATGCATGATGCTATGGGACGGCTTCCATGAAGAAGTAGGATGTCCTGCATATGGAGATCCACCCGCAGGCTACGACGAAGAAGGCTTCGAGTTATCATGGCGCGGCCTCCATTTTGAAACGGGTCTGGATCGCAATGGGCACAATCTGTATGATATAACATACTCGGACGACAAACCGATTCACGCCCACGAACCAACTCACATCTACGAACCGCTTCGCTTCCACGTGCTTGACAACGATCTTGGTGTTGAGCATATAGAGAACGCCGAAGCCGACAATTATGACGAATTCTGGGCTAACGCTGAAGGACTCCAAGGATTTTTTGGGGAGGATTGA
- a CDS encoding Lignostilbene-alpha,beta-dioxygenase, translated as MAHIFSLATPAQSAYHEGKHSGDQVKFPETGFFQGFNRPSRLEADIFELETTGTIPKDINGTFFRIQPDHRFPPFFEEDIHFNGDGSVSAFRFENGHVDFRQRYVHTDRFKAEAKARKALLGRYRNPYTDNEMVKGIIRTASNTNIIFWRGVLLATKEDGPPFAMDPVTLETIGRYDFDGQVQSPTFTAHPKFDPDTGEMVCFGYEAGGNGYDASCDIVVYTIDKDGKKTEETWYKAPFCGMIHDCAITKNYLILPLTPIKVNADRLKKGGNHFAWDPDEDQWYGIVPRRNGKPEDIVWLRADNGFHGHVAGSYEDSDGKIVVDLTVASDNVFYFFPPDSQANTPTTLLQRNALVSDTYRWVFDPNTPTNTRVQPHKLFGINGEFSRIDDRVLTKKYNHFWQCNIDPSKPYDFAKCGPPAGGLFNVLGHYEWDTGRKDTYWAGSTCTFQEPVFVPKTTATSKIVEGEGYIIALLNHLDVLHNDIMIFDAQNLAQGPLAVVHLPVKLRLGLHGNFIEQRDMDAWVEKRKLGGEVGPAVPAKEMLPWQRKMQEEEGLGCAVPVLAKDGMNGEV; from the exons ATGGCACACATTTTCTCTCTTGCTACTCCAGCACAATCAGCCTACCATGAGGGCAAGCACTCGGGTGATCAAGTCAAGTTTCCGGAGACTGGCTTTTTCCAGGGTTTTAACAGACCATCGCGGTTAGAAGCCGACATCTTCGAGCTTGAAACGACGGGAACG ATACCCAAAGATATCAACGGGACTTTCTTCCGCATACAACCGGACCATCGCTTCCCGCCTTTTTTTGAGGAAGATATTCATTTCAATGGAGATGGCTCAGTATCAGCATTTCGATTCGAAAACGGTCATGTCGACTTTCGACAACGATACGTGCATACAGATCGTTTCAAAGCGGAAGCGAAAGCTCGAAAGGCGTTGCTCGGACGGTACAGGAACCCTTACACTGACAATGAGATGGTAAAAGGTATTATTAGAACAGCATCGAATACCAACATCATCTTCTGGCGTGGCGTACTTCTAGCCACCAAAGAAGATGGCCCACCATTTGCCATGGATCCTGTGACGCTCGAGACTATTGGCCGCTATGACTTTGACGGCCAAGTACAGTCTCCGACATTCACCGCACATCCCAAATTTGATCCTGATACAGGAGAGATGGTCTGTTTTGGATATGAAGCAGGAGGTAATGGATACGATGCAAGCTGCGATATCGTCGTGTACACGATTGACAAAGATGGAAAGAAGACGGAGGAGACCTGGTACAAAGCACCATTTTGTGGCATGATCCACGACTGTGCAATCACGAAGAATTACCTCATCTTGCCCTTGACACCAATCAAAGTCAACGCAGATCGCCTCAAGAAAGGTGGAAACCATTTTGCTTGGGACCCTGATGAGGACCAGTGGTATGGCATAGTGCCTCGCCGTAACGGTAAACCCGAAGACATTGTCTGGCTGCGCGCCGACAACG GCTTCCATGGTCACGTAGCCGGCTCCTACGAAGACAGCGACGGGAAAATAGTGGTAGACCTAACCGTAGCCTCCGACAACGTCTTCTACTTCTTCCCCCCAGACAGCCAAGCAAACACACCAACCACGCTCCTTCAGCGCAATGCCCTGGTATCCGACACATACCGCTGGGTCTTCGACCCCAACACCCCTACCAACACGCGCGTTCAGCCACACAAGCTCTTCGGCATCAATGGCGAGTTCTCGCGCATCGACGATAGAGTGCTAACAAAAAAGTACAATCATTTCTGGCAATGCAACATCGACCCAAGTAAGCCTTACGACTTCGCCAAGTGCGGACCCCCAGCTGGAGGCTTGTTCAATGTCCTGGGTCATTACGAGTGGGATACTGGACGAAAAGACACATATTGGGCTGGTTCGACGTGCACATTTCAGGAACCCGTTTTCGTACCCAAAACTACTGCCACTTCGAAAATCGTAGAAGGAGAGGGATACATCATCGCGCTGCTTAATCATCTCGATGTTTTACACAACGATATTATGATATTCGATGCGCAGAATCTGGCGCAGGGGCCGCTGGCTGTGGTGCATTTGCCGGTGAAGCTACGATTGGGTTTGCATGGGAATTTTATCGAGCAGAGGGATATGGATGCGTGGGTGGAGAAGAGGAAGCTGGGTGGTGAGGTGGGGCCAGCCGTACCGGCGAAGGAGATGTTGCCGTGGCAGAGGAAAATGCaggaagaggaggggctGGGATGTGCGGTGCCGGTGCTAGCGAAGGATGGGATGAACGGAGAAGTCTGA
- a CDS encoding SnoaL-4 domain containing protein — protein sequence MSSEIEQLKAAVEKLQAEVTRLSENIRKLQYTYGYYLDKCLYKEVAELYADHPDTCVEFLGGRFHGKEGVKRLYIGRFANAFVAGRNGPVHGFLLDHPQMQGIVDVNAEGTRAAGRFRSMMSAGTHESIKDTHPRGLVQWWEGGIYENEYIKENGVWKIFRLKYFPFWHATFEKGWAHTKPNYVPFLSKTYPEDPNGPDVLCESPMLWPDTRVVPFHYNHPVTGDQVADDDLRAPHFGADPSTSSPPLVLSKPQSEMDLVP from the exons ATGAGCAGCGAAATCGAGCAATTGAAAGCGGCGGTGGAAAAGCTGCAGGCTGAGGTGACGCGGTTGAGTG AGAACATCCGCAAGCTTCAGTACACATACGGCTACTATCTCGACAAATGTCTCTACAAAGAG GTTGCCGAACTCTATGCTGACCATCCTGATACCTGCGTCGAATTCCTTGGAGGGCGCTTTCATGGCAAAGAGGGTGTCAAGCGGCTCTACATCGGCCGCTTCGCAAATGCCTTTGTAGCTGGCCGCAATGGCCCGGTACACGGTTTTCTCCTAGATCACCCGCAGATGCAGGGCATAGTGGATGTAAACGCGGAAGGCACCCGAGCCGCAGGCCGCTTCCGTAGCATGATGTCCGCCGGCACACACGAGAGCATCAAAGACACCCATCCACGTGGATTGGTACAATGGTGGGAAGGTGGCATATACGAGAACGAGTATATTAAAGAGAATGGCGTATGGAAAATCTTCAGGCTGAAGTACTTTCCCTTCTGGCATGCTACCTTCGAAAAAGGCTGGGCACACACAAAGCCAAACTATGTGCCGTTCCTTTCGAAAACATACCCGGAAGATCCAAACGGGCCGGATGTCCTATGCGAATCCCCGATGCTCTGGCCCGACACGCGTGTGGTGCCTTTTCACTACAACCACCCCGTTACCGGTGACCAGGTCGCCGATGACGATCTGAGAGCCCCACACTTTGGGGCAGACCCGTCAACTAGCAGCCCTCCGCTTGTGCTTAGCAAGCCCCAGTCGGAGATGGATTTAGTGCCATAA
- a CDS encoding PutA, NAD-dependent aldehyde dehydrogenase: MGLPEKIETRLFINGEFVESSNGKTFDIINPSTLKLVAKVHEASEQDTDNAVAAAKAAFPAWSALSPDQRGQYFKKLAKLIRENNDELATLEASSMGRPVTEFFEGNAAAAKWDRYAEIGYNVQGTTSVATPGYVNMTLRQPYGVVAAIIPWNVPLYFMAAKLAPALITGNTTVLKSSEKAPLTSAKVAALVQQAGFPPGVINIITGFGNVSGSILSSHMDVRALSFTGSSRTGRIIQAAAAKSNLKQVYLELGGKSPAIVFEDADIEKAVKDTAHSVQWNSGQVCMANSRVYVQDTIADRYIELFKQRFENDTKMGDPLDAGESGVNHGPQADEAQHKTIIQYLESGKQSGGELITGGGAPSDRQGYYIQPTIFKNTPEDAKIMKEEIFGPVVSINVFKSEDEVLAKANATEFGLYASVFTKDIDRAMRFAKALEAGTVGINCTSPVTAVDMPFGGYKSSGSGREGEPLYSLDNFLETKTVLIKIS, encoded by the exons ATGGGCCTGCCAGAAAAGATTGAAACGCGCCTCTTCATCAATGGAGAA TTTGTCGAATCATCCAATGGCAAAACATTCGACATAATAAACCCCTCCACATTGAAGCTGGTCGCCAAGG TACACGAGGCATCTGAGCAAGACACCGACAATGCTGTGGCCGCTGCCAAAGCTGCGTTCCCTGCCTGGTCTGCACTATCTCCAGATCAAAGAGGCCAGTACTTCAAAAAGCTGGCGAAGCTCATCCGGGAAAACAACGATGAATTGGCTACTCTGGAGGCAAGCTCTATGGGTCGTCCCGTAACCGAGTTTTTCGAAGGAAatgccgccgccgccaagTGGGATCGCTACGCAGAAATTGGGTACAATGTGCAAG GCACGACTAGCGTGGCTACTCCAGGCTATGTCAACATGACATTACGCCAGCCATATGGTGTCGTGGCCGCCATCATTCCATGGAACGTACCCTTGTATTTCATGGCAGCCAAATTAGCGCCGGCATTGATTACAGGAAACACAACCGTCTTGAAGAGCTCTGAAAAGGCGCCGTTGACG TCAGCTAAAGTCGCGGCCTTGGTACAGCAGGCAGGATTCCCCCCTGGTGTGATCAATATCATCACGGGCTTCGGAAATGTCAGCGGATCCATTCTGAGTAGCCACATGGATGTCAGAGCTCTGTCGTTCACTGGGTCTAGTCGCACAGGACGCATCATCCAAGCCGCTGCCGCCAAGTCCAATTTGAAGCAAGTGTACCTTGAGCTTGGTGGCAAGTCACCAGCAATCGTTTTCGAAGATGCCGACATTGAGAAGGCTGTAAAGGACACAGCGCACAGTGTTCAGTGGAACAGCGGGCAGGTTTGCATGGCCAACTCTCGTGTGTATGTTCAGGATACAATCGCCGACAGGTACATTGAGCTTTTCAAGCAACGCTTTGAAAACGATACCAAGATGGGCGACCCACTCGATGCGGGTGAGAGTGGCGTCAATCACGGTCCACAGGCAGATGAGGCGCAGCACAAGACGATCATTCAGTATTTGGAATCGGGGAAACAGTCTGGTGGAGAACTCATCACGGGTGGTGGAGCCCCGTCAGATCGCCAAGGCTACTACATCCAACCTACCATTTTCAAGAACACGCCAGAAGACGCCAAGATCATGAAAGAGGAGATTTTTGGTCCTGTCGTCAGCATCAATGTGTTCAAATCAGAGGATGAAGTCCTTGCAAAAGCCAACGCAACCGA GTTCGGATTGTATGCGTCGGTATTTACAAAAGATATCGACCGAGCAATGCGTTTCGCAAAGGCCCTCGAAGCTGGCACGGTTGGTATAAATTGTACCTCGCCTG TGACTGCCGTGGACATGCCGTTTGGTGGATACAAGTCATCAGGATCGGGTCGTGAGGGCGAGCCATTGTACTCTCTTGACAACTTCCTGGAGACGAAGACGGTTCTGATTAAGATATCCTAG